A section of the Rhodobacteraceae bacterium M382 genome encodes:
- a CDS encoding branched-chain amino acid ABC transporter permease: MMKFSAKQLIGVGVFLFAIFVGVPLIIGATGRWDFYFTLTSVALLAIASAGVWLTFYIGRINIGQGAFALIGAYVSAILVVKAGWSFWISLPAAGLFAALVAVVIGLPILRLRGVYFAMITLVLTQVVTLTALALPITNGAKGISSIPLPAGMSILGIPLIPDFAAMANTKLAFYYTACILMIATYAALYRLVNSRLGHLCRSMQQNEELASSIGVNISYIRIVVFAISSFFGGIGGAMFGSIAQSVYPSSFQVADSVNFMLNCFLGGLGYVFGPMLGTLVLYFGWDLLFELGKYQMLVYSIILIAVIRFLPNGLLSLRIGKGGEK; the protein is encoded by the coding sequence ATGATGAAATTCTCTGCAAAACAACTGATTGGCGTCGGAGTGTTCCTGTTTGCCATCTTTGTCGGCGTGCCGCTGATCATCGGGGCAACGGGGCGTTGGGACTTTTACTTTACGCTCACGTCGGTCGCGCTTCTGGCCATCGCAAGCGCCGGGGTCTGGCTGACCTTCTACATCGGCCGCATCAACATCGGTCAGGGTGCCTTTGCCCTGATCGGGGCCTATGTGTCGGCCATTCTGGTGGTCAAGGCCGGGTGGTCGTTCTGGATCTCGCTGCCCGCGGCTGGATTGTTCGCGGCCCTGGTCGCGGTGGTGATCGGCCTGCCGATCCTGCGGTTGCGCGGCGTCTATTTCGCGATGATCACCCTGGTTCTGACCCAGGTGGTGACGCTGACCGCTCTGGCCCTGCCCATCACCAATGGGGCCAAGGGGATTTCGTCGATCCCCCTGCCCGCGGGCATGTCAATCCTGGGTATCCCGCTGATCCCTGATTTCGCCGCCATGGCCAACACCAAACTTGCGTTCTACTACACGGCCTGCATTCTGATGATTGCCACCTATGCCGCCCTTTATCGTCTGGTGAACTCACGGTTGGGTCATCTGTGCCGGTCCATGCAGCAGAACGAGGAATTGGCCAGCTCGATCGGTGTCAACATCTCATATATCCGCATCGTCGTCTTTGCCATATCCAGCTTCTTTGGCGGCATCGGCGGAGCAATGTTCGGATCCATCGCCCAGTCGGTCTATCCTTCCAGCTTTCAGGTCGCGGACTCGGTAAACTTCATGCTCAACTGCTTTTTGGGTGGGCTGGGGTATGTCTTTGGTCCGATGCTGGGCACGCTGGTGCTCTACTTTGGCTGGGACCTTTTGTTCGAGCTCGGGAAGTACCAGATGCTGGTCTATTCGATCATCCTGATCGCGGTGATCCGTTTTCTCCCCAATGGGCTGCTGAGCCTGCGTATCGGCAAAGGGGGTGAAAAATGA
- a CDS encoding branched-chain amino acid ABC transporter permease, whose amino-acid sequence MEQILANGVYLGSQYAMIALGLTLIFALMNVLNFAHGQMYVIGGFVTYTFYGQWGVPFVLALIMSCVTLAILGALIEKLLFAPVIKASAREESTMLLAAGIAFLLDAVILLVFGEKQRGVPKIVDGVFNYDFRLIMPYDRILICVLAILSIVAFIGLMQYTKTGRALRALAQDRTAAQLMGVNVDRYSMIGFALGAMLAGLVGGLLVTITGVNLGMGGPTSIKAFMMVMIGGAGVISGAIWGGIILGFMEAIGLAVLSQYGDITYLLIFVSLMIFLAIRPQGLMGKPWG is encoded by the coding sequence ATGGAACAGATATTGGCTAATGGTGTCTATCTGGGGTCCCAATACGCAATGATCGCGTTAGGTCTGACCCTGATTTTCGCCCTGATGAATGTCCTCAATTTTGCTCATGGCCAAATGTATGTGATCGGCGGTTTCGTCACCTATACATTCTATGGCCAGTGGGGTGTGCCGTTTGTGCTCGCCCTGATCATGTCCTGCGTCACCCTGGCCATTCTGGGCGCGCTGATCGAAAAACTCCTGTTTGCCCCTGTGATCAAGGCATCCGCCCGCGAGGAAAGCACGATGCTGCTGGCCGCCGGGATCGCCTTTCTGCTCGACGCGGTGATCCTGTTGGTGTTCGGAGAGAAACAACGCGGTGTCCCAAAGATCGTCGATGGCGTGTTCAACTATGATTTCCGCCTGATCATGCCCTATGACCGGATATTGATCTGTGTTCTGGCGATCCTGTCGATTGTCGCATTCATCGGGTTGATGCAATACACCAAAACCGGTCGCGCCCTGCGTGCGCTGGCCCAGGACCGCACGGCTGCCCAGTTGATGGGGGTGAATGTGGACCGCTATTCGATGATCGGCTTTGCGCTCGGCGCGATGCTGGCCGGGCTGGTCGGTGGCCTGCTGGTGACCATCACCGGCGTGAATCTGGGCATGGGCGGACCAACATCAATCAAGGCATTCATGATGGTGATGATCGGTGGAGCCGGCGTGATCTCCGGAGCGATCTGGGGGGGCATTATTCTTGGCTTCATGGAGGCTATCGGCCTGGCGGTTCTCTCGCAATATGGCGACATCACCTATCTGCTGATTTTCGTGTCGCTGATGATCTTTCTTGCCATCCGGCCTCAGGGCCTGATGGGCAAGCCGTGGGGTTGA
- a CDS encoding ABC transporter substrate-binding protein: MQRRTLIKAAVTAVALTAVQATTVVAENPVLKIGFVGVTSGPAAAWGISNQRSMEARAAWLNETGGYTIGGTTYDIEIVSFDDQKDPKRAIAGMEKMAQEGIHYVVGPNVDDGAAAVRPVAEANGIMYFPYAFPKSLYTAPASNAVLGMVANYQSGPAIYKHLMENEGVKTVAFIAANESDPLSQRDGGVAAAKALGLEVVSDNVTYQVDTTDFTPVLTPIMRTRPDLLVLSGVSPANAPQLIRSARELGFQGLISTETAQDAGVLAEGAGDLANGFISVGGASTPELASPMMKEFVQRYTDMFGEYNDESNTKVYALEYILETLKADPAAINDVGSFQTTMDTFEAPNPYMNGDAKLRYVGMSSFGQRRQVAVPLVVNVYRDGAFETLFVAEVD, encoded by the coding sequence ATGCAACGTAGAACACTGATAAAGGCAGCGGTGACAGCTGTGGCACTCACAGCGGTCCAGGCCACGACAGTTGTTGCGGAAAATCCAGTCCTAAAAATCGGCTTTGTTGGCGTGACCAGCGGTCCGGCTGCGGCTTGGGGGATTTCAAACCAGCGTTCGATGGAGGCCCGCGCGGCCTGGTTGAACGAAACCGGTGGCTACACCATCGGCGGCACAACCTATGACATCGAAATCGTGTCATTTGACGATCAGAAAGACCCCAAACGCGCCATTGCCGGTATGGAAAAGATGGCCCAGGAAGGCATCCACTACGTGGTCGGCCCCAATGTCGATGACGGCGCGGCAGCCGTGCGCCCGGTGGCCGAGGCCAACGGCATCATGTATTTCCCCTATGCCTTCCCCAAATCGCTGTACACAGCGCCCGCATCCAACGCGGTTCTGGGCATGGTGGCGAATTACCAGTCTGGCCCCGCGATCTATAAACACCTGATGGAAAACGAAGGCGTCAAAACCGTCGCCTTCATCGCAGCAAATGAATCCGACCCGCTGAGCCAACGCGACGGCGGCGTTGCGGCGGCAAAGGCGCTGGGGTTGGAGGTGGTCTCTGACAATGTGACCTATCAGGTCGATACCACGGATTTCACCCCGGTTCTGACCCCGATCATGCGCACACGCCCCGATTTGTTGGTGCTGTCCGGGGTATCGCCTGCAAATGCGCCCCAGCTGATCCGCTCGGCGCGCGAGTTGGGTTTCCAAGGATTGATTTCCACTGAAACCGCGCAGGATGCCGGTGTTCTGGCCGAAGGGGCTGGGGATCTGGCCAATGGGTTCATTTCGGTCGGCGGTGCGTCCACGCCGGAACTGGCCTCGCCCATGATGAAAGAATTCGTCCAGCGTTACACAGATATGTTCGGCGAATATAACGATGAATCCAACACCAAGGTTTATGCCCTGGAATATATCCTGGAAACGCTCAAGGCGGATCCGGCGGCCATCAATGATGTGGGGTCGTTCCAGACCACCATGGACACATTCGAGGCTCCCAACCCCTATATGAATGGCGACGCCAAGCTGCGCTATGTGGGGATGTCGTCCTTTGGTCAGCGCCGTCAGGTGGCTGTGCCGCTGGTGGTGAATGTCTATCGCGACGGTGCGTTTGAAACGCTGTTCGTTGCCGAAGTCGACTAA
- a CDS encoding GntR family transcriptional regulator → MEQRLAPNTKLSEARLCETFGVGRMRVRRALLLLSSQGIIDLQSNRGAFVACPDKSEANDVFAARMLIEPPLVRQLAQQASKASLTLLSDHIALEDDAHKGNERTEIIRLSGEFHTKLAQATGNNFITRMMRELVTRTSLIVGLFGSSENAICPDDEHIRILEAIEARDPDRAEQLLISHLNHIQHGLDMDVRRQPEDDLAHILGST, encoded by the coding sequence ATGGAACAGCGGTTGGCGCCGAACACGAAGCTGAGCGAAGCGCGCCTGTGCGAGACTTTTGGTGTGGGGCGTATGCGGGTTCGTCGGGCGCTTTTGTTGCTGTCCAGTCAGGGAATCATCGACCTACAGTCGAATCGTGGTGCGTTCGTCGCCTGTCCGGACAAATCCGAAGCCAACGATGTTTTTGCTGCCCGGATGCTGATCGAGCCGCCGCTGGTTCGGCAACTGGCACAGCAGGCGAGCAAGGCCAGCTTGACGCTTTTGTCTGATCATATTGCGCTAGAGGATGATGCCCACAAGGGAAACGAACGCACCGAAATAATCCGTCTGTCCGGTGAATTTCATACAAAGCTCGCGCAAGCGACCGGAAACAACTTTATCACACGCATGATGCGAGAGCTGGTCACGCGCACGTCTTTGATTGTCGGTCTGTTCGGTTCGTCAGAAAACGCCATTTGCCCGGATGACGAACACATCAGAATACTCGAAGCGATAGAGGCCCGGGACCCGGACCGGGCCGAACAGCTGCTGATTTCGCATCTGAATCATATTCAACACGGTTTGGATATGGATGTACGACGCCAGCCAGAGGACGATCTGGCCCATATTCTGGGATCCACCTGA
- a CDS encoding mechanosensitive ion channel, whose protein sequence is MSLMCVAVTAIMVFLMAPVANAQAVDTTQLQQTVDDLSSTLNQDQVNALSQFLTAMSQETSAVPVADGEQPTLIGALKTAAVNFVSYVKASFGILPSFIATLLAAFGGFIATMGIGGLSLFALKLAAAVAVGFGASMLASFVVSKLRRNLNVHDEIGDELGDQVRTLTLRFFMDGAGLIAFAIASLAVARLIFTMPNDATLAASMISLLLLTPLIARAIFRFLLAPHRPDLRTVTTDDWTAQFISRSFVGIAFVGGAAFFVNGQMMDASLEWKNGLRFYAGFAIHAWIIYVTWRARAGLTSILLGNDDNQTTGLARMAAWWPKVTMILVSLNWLTMQILIANDVRSITPVASVSGLVLVVAAPFLDTVLRGFVNHFVPKPDSTSQVAIEASQKIRFSYVRIGRVLLITSLVLMIGKLWGLGVGNLQEGSMGQKVALNGIEALLVVAVGYIIWEILNLWVNNRLAEETGGAEQTSEDAEAGGAGKSRLVSVLPLIHMAAQATIITITALLTISQFGIDIAPLLAGAGVLGLAIGFGAQTLVKDVVSGVFFLLDDAFRLGEFVDVGGTLGAIESISVRSLRLRDATGPVHIVPYGEIAKLTNHSRDYVIMKLKFTVPFDTDLEKVRKLFKKIGQELMADPAHAENMLAPFKSQGVADVNDVGIVLRGKFTAKPGTQFMMRKDIYNKVQKAFEENGIEFARKEVRVNMPEGHDQHPLTEEQKKTLSAAVAEAAEPADQGAGSAAPKDDR, encoded by the coding sequence ATGTCACTGATGTGCGTCGCAGTGACGGCGATCATGGTTTTTCTGATGGCGCCGGTCGCCAATGCACAAGCCGTGGACACGACACAGTTGCAGCAGACTGTTGATGATCTGTCATCGACGCTGAACCAGGACCAGGTCAATGCCCTGAGCCAGTTCCTGACAGCCATGTCCCAGGAAACGTCGGCGGTTCCCGTCGCGGACGGGGAACAGCCGACTTTGATAGGGGCCTTGAAAACCGCGGCGGTGAATTTTGTTTCCTATGTCAAAGCCAGCTTTGGAATTCTACCCAGCTTCATCGCGACATTGTTGGCGGCTTTTGGCGGGTTTATTGCCACGATGGGCATCGGTGGGCTCAGCTTGTTTGCGCTCAAGCTGGCAGCGGCTGTAGCGGTCGGTTTCGGCGCGAGCATGTTGGCCAGCTTTGTGGTCTCCAAGCTGCGGCGCAACTTGAATGTTCATGATGAGATCGGGGATGAATTGGGCGATCAGGTCAGAACGTTGACCTTGCGCTTCTTTATGGATGGGGCCGGTTTGATTGCCTTTGCGATTGCGTCGCTCGCCGTGGCGCGCCTTATTTTTACCATGCCGAATGACGCGACATTGGCGGCGTCGATGATTTCGCTACTGTTGTTGACCCCTCTGATCGCCCGGGCGATTTTCCGGTTTCTGCTGGCACCGCATCGGCCGGACCTGCGTACGGTCACGACTGATGATTGGACAGCCCAGTTCATTTCACGCAGCTTTGTCGGGATTGCGTTCGTTGGGGGGGCCGCATTTTTTGTGAACGGCCAGATGATGGATGCGTCGCTGGAGTGGAAAAATGGCCTGCGGTTTTATGCCGGGTTCGCCATTCATGCCTGGATCATCTATGTGACCTGGCGTGCGCGGGCCGGGTTGACATCTATTCTGCTGGGCAATGATGACAACCAGACAACCGGGTTGGCGCGGATGGCGGCCTGGTGGCCCAAGGTCACCATGATCCTGGTGTCGCTCAACTGGTTGACCATGCAGATCCTGATCGCAAACGATGTGCGTTCAATCACTCCAGTGGCCAGCGTATCGGGGTTGGTTCTGGTGGTTGCTGCACCGTTTCTGGACACGGTCCTGCGCGGCTTCGTCAATCACTTTGTTCCCAAACCGGACTCCACCAGCCAGGTCGCGATCGAGGCAAGCCAGAAAATCCGCTTTAGCTATGTTCGTATCGGCCGGGTGCTGTTGATTACGTCTTTGGTTTTGATGATCGGTAAACTTTGGGGACTGGGTGTCGGAAACCTGCAAGAAGGCAGCATGGGTCAGAAGGTGGCTCTGAACGGCATCGAGGCGCTGTTGGTGGTTGCCGTCGGTTATATCATCTGGGAGATTCTGAACCTCTGGGTGAACAACCGTCTGGCCGAAGAAACCGGAGGAGCCGAACAAACCAGCGAAGATGCCGAAGCTGGTGGTGCAGGCAAAAGCCGTCTGGTTTCGGTCTTGCCGCTGATCCATATGGCGGCTCAGGCGACGATTATTACCATCACGGCCCTGCTGACGATCTCGCAGTTCGGGATTGATATTGCCCCGTTGCTCGCTGGGGCGGGCGTGTTGGGGCTGGCCATTGGTTTTGGGGCCCAGACCCTGGTCAAGGATGTGGTGTCGGGCGTGTTCTTCCTGCTGGATGATGCGTTCCGGTTGGGTGAATTCGTCGATGTCGGCGGGACATTGGGCGCGATCGAAAGCATCTCTGTGCGGTCATTGCGTCTGCGCGATGCCACCGGCCCGGTGCATATCGTACCCTATGGCGAAATTGCCAAGCTGACCAACCACAGCCGTGACTATGTGATCATGAAGCTCAAGTTTACCGTGCCGTTTGACACCGACCTTGAGAAAGTGCGCAAGCTGTTCAAGAAGATCGGTCAGGAATTGATGGCGGATCCGGCCCATGCAGAAAACATGCTGGCACCGTTCAAATCCCAGGGGGTCGCGGATGTGAATGACGTGGGTATTGTGCTGCGCGGTAAGTTTACCGCAAAACCGGGCACCCAATTCATGATGCGCAAGGACATCTACAACAAGGTTCAAAAAGCGTTCGAAGAGAACGGGATTGAATTTGCCCGCAAGGAAGTTCGGGTGAATATGCCCGAAGGGCACGACCAGCATCCATTGACAGAAGAACAGAAGAAAACGTTGTCTGCGGCTGTGGCCGAGGCGGCGGAACCCGCCGATCAGGGCGCAGGCTCGGCCGCACCAAAGGATGATCGCTGA
- a CDS encoding coniferyl aldehyde dehydrogenase yields MTQNDPHSSVFAGVALLHAQRAAQNHEGTPSARLRMDRLSRAIDLLVTHKSDYQQALSADFGHRSPDFTAFADVATSINALRHARKHVKSWMRPSRRALEFPLGLTGASGRIEYQPKGVVGIMAPWNFPLNLMFVPLAGALAAGNRVLMKPSEFTPETSALTARLIAQSFAPQEVSVITGDAATGAAFSALALDHLVFTGSTAVGRHVMRAAAENLVPVTLELGGKSPVIIGASADLQMAATRIMHGKIFNAGQICIAPDYVLLSKDQQAKFAAAAEKAVDQMFPSGLRDNPDYTSILNQAHYDRMQDYLRDARDKGANIVELNPKSEDFAQQPHHKLPPTLILGATDDMAVMQQEIFGPLLPVRDCPDTAAAIQYVNAHPRPLALYFFGRSRREEHDVLSQTVSGGVTVNDTIMHISQDNLPFGGVGPSGMGHYHGKDGFREFSHQKAVFRQMQPDLLRFLRPPYGRAFRAYLKTLVKR; encoded by the coding sequence ATGACCCAAAACGACCCACATTCCTCTGTCTTTGCCGGTGTAGCGTTGCTGCACGCGCAAAGGGCGGCGCAGAACCACGAAGGCACGCCTTCTGCGCGCCTGAGAATGGATCGGTTGAGCCGGGCAATCGACCTTCTGGTCACCCATAAATCCGACTACCAGCAGGCCCTGAGCGCGGATTTTGGCCATCGGTCTCCCGATTTCACCGCCTTTGCCGATGTGGCCACGTCAATCAATGCGCTGCGACATGCACGCAAACACGTGAAATCCTGGATGCGGCCCAGTCGCCGGGCGTTGGAGTTTCCACTGGGGTTGACCGGAGCAAGTGGCCGGATCGAATACCAGCCCAAGGGTGTTGTGGGGATCATGGCCCCGTGGAATTTTCCACTGAATCTGATGTTTGTTCCGCTCGCCGGAGCTTTGGCGGCAGGCAATCGCGTGTTGATGAAACCGTCAGAGTTTACCCCCGAAACCTCGGCGCTGACCGCCCGACTGATTGCTCAGTCATTTGCCCCGCAAGAGGTCAGTGTCATCACCGGGGACGCGGCGACGGGGGCGGCGTTTTCTGCGTTGGCGTTGGATCATCTCGTGTTTACCGGGTCGACCGCTGTCGGGCGCCATGTCATGCGCGCGGCTGCTGAAAACCTGGTTCCCGTGACGCTGGAACTGGGCGGGAAATCCCCGGTGATCATTGGCGCTTCGGCCGATCTGCAAATGGCGGCAACCCGCATTATGCACGGCAAGATATTCAATGCGGGCCAGATCTGCATTGCCCCCGATTACGTGCTGCTTTCCAAGGACCAACAGGCGAAATTTGCAGCGGCGGCAGAAAAGGCCGTCGACCAGATGTTCCCCAGTGGGCTCAGGGACAACCCCGACTATACCTCGATCCTGAACCAGGCGCATTATGACCGAATGCAGGATTATTTGCGTGACGCCCGCGACAAGGGGGCGAACATTGTCGAACTGAACCCCAAGAGCGAAGATTTTGCACAGCAACCTCATCACAAATTGCCGCCAACCCTGATCCTGGGAGCGACCGATGATATGGCGGTCATGCAACAGGAGATATTCGGACCGCTTTTGCCTGTGCGCGATTGCCCAGATACTGCCGCGGCAATCCAATATGTGAATGCGCATCCCCGTCCACTTGCCTTGTATTTCTTTGGCCGTTCGCGTCGCGAAGAACACGACGTCCTGTCCCAGACCGTGTCGGGTGGGGTGACGGTGAATGACACAATCATGCATATCAGCCAGGACAATCTTCCGTTTGGCGGAGTGGGTCCATCAGGGATGGGACACTATCATGGTAAGGACGGATTTCGCGAATTCAGTCACCAAAAGGCCGTGTTCCGCCAGATGCAGCCCGATCTGCTCAGGTTTCTGCGCCCCCCCTATGGGCGTGCGTTTCGGGCGTATCTGAAAACTCTTGTCAAACGCTGA
- a CDS encoding MmgE/PrpD family protein gives MAGTQLKAVEFIHGLKSTDLPPAVLHMARRCLVDTIAIWVAGMETDTSRIARDHAVRRYGGALAMPFDGRLVNPVGFAFAGAATIDAIDGHDGHQSCKGHASVALVPTVLAELGADPAGDLDDLLTHLVVGHEIAIRSALSLHATVPDYHSSGAWNALGCAAIAARLRGLGHDGTRHALGIAEYYGPRAQMMRCIDHPSMVKDSSAWGALTGVSAADLAEDGFTGAPAITCEAPEVAEIWADLGHRWRILESNFKAYPICRWGQPPVEAVLTLMRDHEVAFEDVTEILVTTFHEATRLASRRPADGDTAQYSLPLAVALALRHATILPDHLLPGCYDQPEIWKLVDRVCFAESDDYNAAFPDERFADVTLSMRDGRRLVSKAAVARGNFDAPLADAELVAKLDHYGTARLSTEARQQIASILSGGTPAPSLRDLIACLHPQAS, from the coding sequence ATGGCTGGAACACAGCTGAAAGCGGTAGAGTTCATTCACGGCCTGAAATCAACCGATCTGCCGCCTGCCGTGCTGCATATGGCGCGCCGCTGTCTGGTGGATACGATTGCGATCTGGGTCGCAGGGATGGAGACCGACACCAGTCGGATTGCCCGCGACCACGCAGTGCGCCGCTATGGCGGCGCGTTGGCGATGCCGTTTGACGGGCGTTTGGTTAATCCCGTCGGCTTTGCCTTTGCGGGGGCGGCGACCATTGATGCCATCGACGGGCATGATGGGCATCAATCCTGCAAGGGGCACGCCAGCGTCGCGTTGGTTCCGACGGTTCTGGCCGAACTTGGGGCAGATCCGGCTGGGGACTTGGATGATCTTTTGACACATCTGGTGGTGGGGCACGAAATTGCGATCCGATCTGCGCTCTCGTTGCACGCTACAGTGCCGGACTACCATTCGTCCGGGGCGTGGAACGCGCTGGGCTGTGCGGCCATCGCTGCGCGGTTGCGGGGACTGGGCCACGACGGGACCCGGCATGCACTGGGCATTGCGGAATACTATGGTCCGCGGGCCCAGATGATGCGCTGTATTGATCATCCATCCATGGTCAAGGACAGCAGCGCCTGGGGCGCATTGACCGGGGTGTCGGCCGCCGATCTGGCCGAAGACGGGTTCACGGGCGCACCGGCCATCACCTGCGAGGCACCAGAGGTGGCCGAAATCTGGGCCGATCTGGGGCACCGCTGGCGGATCCTCGAAAGCAATTTCAAAGCCTACCCGATTTGCCGATGGGGCCAGCCCCCGGTCGAAGCCGTTTTGACCCTGATGCGGGACCATGAGGTCGCGTTTGAAGACGTGACAGAGATTCTAGTGACCACCTTTCACGAAGCAACCCGTCTGGCGTCTCGTCGCCCTGCGGATGGGGATACGGCGCAATACAGCTTGCCATTGGCGGTGGCATTGGCCCTGCGGCACGCGACGATCCTGCCGGACCATCTTTTGCCGGGCTGCTATGACCAGCCCGAGATCTGGAAGCTTGTCGATCGGGTCTGCTTTGCGGAATCCGACGACTACAACGCGGCCTTTCCTGATGAACGGTTTGCCGATGTGACCCTGTCCATGCGGGACGGGCGTCGATTGGTTTCGAAGGCCGCCGTGGCGCGGGGCAATTTTGATGCACCGTTGGCAGATGCCGAGCTTGTGGCCAAACTGGACCACTACGGCACCGCGCGGCTATCGACTGAGGCCCGCCAACAGATTGCCAGCATCCTGTCCGGGGGTACGCCTGCGCCGTCGCTGAGGGATCTCATCGCCTGTTTGCATCCGCAGGCATCATGA
- a CDS encoding alpha/beta hydrolase, which yields MKGNHMPPKTLQTLRAALLGSAILLAAALSSAVDAGQAPQTKATFKTQQIDGLTIAYREAGDPANPTVLLLHGFPTSSHMFRNLIPELAERYHVIAPDYPGFGASDMPDAATYDYGFENNARIVTELLDAKGVDQYAVYLMDYGAPVGYRMFANDPERVSGFIIQNGNAYDEGLREFWDPIKTYWANPSAENGDTLRAFLTMDATKWQFTHGTQNPTAISPDNFWHVQYLLDRPGNQEVQLEMFLDYGTNVAEYPKWQALFREHQPPTLLMWGKNDVIFPADGAYPYQRDLKDVEFHLLDTGHFALEEFGEEIASEMIDFLDRTMR from the coding sequence ATGAAAGGTAATCACATGCCCCCCAAGACACTCCAAACGTTACGTGCCGCCCTGCTGGGCAGCGCAATTCTGCTCGCAGCAGCGCTTTCCTCGGCGGTGGATGCCGGACAAGCGCCCCAAACCAAAGCCACATTCAAAACCCAACAGATTGACGGGCTGACCATCGCCTATCGCGAAGCCGGAGATCCGGCCAATCCAACCGTTCTGCTCCTGCACGGGTTTCCCACGTCCTCGCATATGTTCCGCAACCTGATCCCTGAATTGGCCGAACGTTATCACGTGATCGCGCCGGATTACCCCGGCTTTGGCGCGTCGGACATGCCGGATGCAGCCACGTACGATTATGGCTTTGAAAACAACGCCCGCATCGTCACTGAATTGCTGGATGCCAAAGGCGTCGATCAGTATGCGGTCTATCTGATGGATTACGGTGCGCCGGTTGGATATAGAATGTTCGCCAACGACCCCGAACGGGTCAGCGGGTTCATCATTCAGAACGGCAATGCCTATGACGAAGGGCTGCGTGAATTCTGGGATCCGATCAAAACCTATTGGGCCAATCCCAGCGCAGAGAACGGCGACACCTTGCGGGCATTTCTGACCATGGATGCCACAAAATGGCAGTTCACCCACGGGACTCAAAACCCAACAGCGATCAGCCCAGACAATTTCTGGCACGTTCAGTATCTGCTGGATCGCCCCGGCAATCAGGAAGTTCAGCTCGAGATGTTTCTGGATTATGGCACCAATGTTGCCGAATACCCGAAATGGCAGGCCTTGTTCCGGGAACATCAGCCGCCGACGCTGTTGATGTGGGGCAAGAACGACGTGATCTTTCCCGCTGATGGGGCATATCCGTACCAACGCGATCTGAAAGACGTAGAATTCCACCTGCTAGACACCGGACATTTCGCGCTCGAAGAATTCGGCGAGGAAATCGCATCGGAAATGATTGATTTTCTGGATCGCACGATGCGCTAG
- a CDS encoding pyridoxamine 5'-phosphate oxidase family protein, with amino-acid sequence MPRAFAEIAFTPSVQAEQARMGSAAGYAKFLSPERNGGDALGPDEAQFIHMRDGFYQATVSETGWPYVQFRGGPRGFLRVLDARTIGYADLRGNRQYISLGNLTDNARVSLILMDYPNQARLKLWGTVRTVEAAQDPDLIARLMPDGQDMTAERAVLIDIAAFDWNCPRNIPQRLTLEELDPFLEPLRERISRLETENAALKASTSL; translated from the coding sequence ATGCCCCGCGCATTTGCTGAGATCGCTTTTACCCCGTCTGTGCAGGCCGAACAGGCCCGAATGGGCAGCGCTGCTGGATATGCCAAATTCCTGTCGCCCGAGCGCAATGGCGGCGATGCCTTGGGCCCCGATGAGGCCCAGTTCATCCATATGCGCGACGGGTTCTATCAGGCAACCGTGTCGGAAACCGGCTGGCCCTATGTCCAGTTTCGGGGCGGGCCCCGCGGGTTCTTGCGGGTGCTGGACGCGCGCACCATCGGCTATGCCGACCTGCGCGGAAACCGCCAATACATCAGCCTTGGCAATCTGACAGACAATGCCCGGGTATCGCTGATCCTGATGGATTACCCCAATCAGGCCCGGCTCAAGCTCTGGGGTACCGTTCGCACGGTAGAGGCCGCGCAAGACCCGGATCTGATTGCCCGCCTGATGCCCGACGGACAGGACATGACGGCGGAACGGGCCGTGCTGATCGACATTGCCGCCTTTGATTGGAACTGCCCCCGCAATATTCCCCAGCGCCTCACACTCGAAGAGCTGGATCCGTTTCTGGAACCTCTACGGGAACGCATATCGCGACTGGAAACGGAAAATGCGGCGCTCAAGGCATCGACATCTTTGTAA
- a CDS encoding nuclear transport factor 2 family protein → MTRPPLPPFTFETAIQKVRAAEDAWNSRTPEIVTPAYSPDSQWRNRADFLQGHSEISAFLTRKWQREHEYRLIKGLWTVAGNRIAVRFAYEWHDADVRWFRSYGNENWEFASDGRMQRRIASINDLPISESDRLFHWPLGPRPSDHPGLDALNL, encoded by the coding sequence ATGACCCGACCACCCCTGCCTCCCTTCACGTTCGAAACCGCCATTCAAAAAGTCCGTGCCGCCGAGGATGCCTGGAATTCTAGAACGCCTGAGATCGTAACCCCCGCCTATTCACCCGATAGCCAATGGCGCAATCGCGCGGACTTCCTGCAAGGTCACAGCGAAATATCCGCTTTTCTCACCCGAAAGTGGCAGCGCGAACACGAATACCGCCTGATCAAAGGGCTCTGGACCGTGGCCGGGAACCGGATTGCAGTACGTTTTGCCTATGAATGGCATGACGCGGACGTTCGGTGGTTCCGCTCCTACGGGAATGAAAACTGGGAATTTGCGTCCGACGGGCGGATGCAGCGACGTATCGCCAGCATCAATGACCTGCCCATCTCCGAGTCGGATCGCCTGTTTCACTGGCCGTTGGGGCCGCGCCCATCGGATCACCCCGGTCTTGACGCGTTAAACCTGTAA